In a genomic window of Methanosarcina horonobensis HB-1 = JCM 15518:
- a CDS encoding A24 family peptidase C-terminal domain-containing protein has translation MIEILKILFTMPFLLYGCYTDLKARRVSNKVWKYMLASGSVFVIYEVFTGGIPYLKSLIISAVIVFISIYILFQLGAFGGGDAKGLIVLSILFPLYPVFQLSGKVYPLLGLPSIGLFTFTVLENALLVTVLVPLGMFCYNLLHYSPEMLKKPFYMFIGYRTEVSSLKNKEHLGLLEKFELDENGVVIRKFARTGLDFDANRKPELEEYLKKGLIEKEVWVTPGLPFMLSITAGFITAVIFGDLIFYAVFSFFGS, from the coding sequence ATGATAGAAATCCTGAAAATCCTTTTCACCATGCCGTTTTTGCTCTACGGGTGCTACACCGACCTGAAGGCACGCAGAGTCTCGAACAAAGTCTGGAAATACATGCTTGCATCGGGTTCTGTATTTGTAATCTATGAAGTTTTTACCGGGGGGATTCCTTATCTTAAATCTCTAATTATTTCGGCAGTTATTGTCTTTATTTCGATTTACATCCTTTTCCAGCTTGGAGCCTTCGGGGGCGGGGACGCAAAAGGGTTGATAGTGCTTTCCATTTTATTCCCTCTCTATCCGGTTTTCCAGCTTTCGGGAAAGGTCTATCCCCTGTTAGGGCTGCCTTCGATAGGGCTCTTCACCTTCACGGTGCTGGAAAATGCTCTCCTTGTAACTGTACTCGTGCCTCTCGGGATGTTCTGCTACAACCTTCTGCATTACTCACCTGAAATGCTCAAAAAGCCTTTCTACATGTTCATCGGGTACAGGACTGAAGTTTCCTCCCTGAAAAATAAGGAACATCTGGGCCTGCTTGAAAAATTCGAGCTTGACGAAAACGGGGTTGTCATCAGGAAGTTTGCACGGACAGGGCTTGACTTTGACGCAAACCGGAAACCCGAACTTGAAGAATACTTAAAAAAAGGGTTAATTGAAAAAGAAGTATGGGTTACTCCGGGCCTGCCTTTTATGCTCTCAATTACAGCAGGCTTCATAACCGCAGTTATTTTCGGGGACTTGATCTTTTATGCCGTCTTTAGCTTTTTTGGGAGCTAA